Below is a genomic region from Bacteroidota bacterium.
AAGCAATTGGTGCCCTCAATTTTGCCGGTAAGTTTGTCGTTTTTTATTTCAAGGCGGGTGGCAATAAGTTCAAGCTTCATTTTTTCACACCAGGCTGAAAGCCAATTTTCAGCCGAAGCGGTAACTATCATTACACGATCACCGGCTTCCTGATGTTTTTGAATACATTCCAAAGCACTTGTTTTCACAATTTGCGGAAGCTTTTCCAGTGAAAAACGGGTACATTTTTGTTGAAACTGTTTCCAATCATCATTTTTAAAAAAGTAA
It encodes:
- a CDS encoding HAD-IB family phosphatase; the encoded protein is YFFKNDDWKQFQQKCTRFSLEKLPQIVKTSALECIQKHQEAGDRVMIVTASAENWLSAWCEKMKLELIATRLEIKNDKLTGKIEGTNCFGLEKVRRLTQKVDLKSFDKIYVYADSKGDKELLDVADYPFYKSFK